The sequence below is a genomic window from Salvelinus fontinalis isolate EN_2023a chromosome 19, ASM2944872v1, whole genome shotgun sequence.
tgtttctactgtgtagaataatagtgaagacatcaaaactatgaaataacatatggaatcatgtagtaaccaaaaaagtattaaacaaatcaaaatgtattttatatttgagattcttcaaagtagccaccctttgccttgatgacagctttgcagactctcCCCATagtattctctcaatcagcttcacctggaatgcttttccaacagtcttgaaggagttcccacatatgctgagcacttatttgctggatttccttcactctgccgcCCAACTCATCCcagaccatctcaattgggttgaggtcgggtgattgtggaggccaggtcatctgatgcagccctccatcactctccttcttggtcaaatagcccttacacagcttggaggtgtgtttggggccattgtcctgttgaaaaacaaatgatagtccactaagcacaaaccagattgaATGGCGTATCGCTATTGTAgccttgctggttaagtgtgccttgaattctaaataaatcactgacagtgtcaccagcaaagcacccccacacctcctcctccatgtttcactgtgggaaccacacatgagagatcatccattcacctactctgcgtttcacaaagacacggtggttggaaccaaaaatctaaaattttaactcatcagaccaaaggacagatttccaccattctaatgtccattgctcgtgtttcttggcccaagcaagtctcttcttcttattggtgtcctttagtagtggtttctttgcagcaattcgaccatgaaggcctgattcatgcagtcgcctctgaacagttaatgttgatgtgtctgttacttgaactcggtgaagcatttatttggcctgcaatttctgaggctggtacctctaatgaacttatcctctgcagcagaggtaactctgggtcttcctttcctgtggcggtcctcatgagagccagattcatcatagtgcttgatggtttttgcgactgcacttgagaaactttcaaagttcttgaaatgttccgcattgactgaccttcatgtcttaatgtaatgatggactgtcatttttctttgcttatttgagctgttcctgccataatatggacttggtcttttaccaaataggtctatcttctgtatttcacccctaccttgtcacaacacaactgattggctcaaacgcattaagaaggaaagaaattccacaaattagcttttaacaaggcacacctcttaattgaaatgcattccaggtgactacctcatgaagctggttgagagaatgccaagtgtgggcaaagctgtcatcaaggcaaagggtggctactttgaagaatctcaaatataaaatatattttgatttgtataacacgtttttggttactacatgattccatatgtgttatttcatagttttgatgtcttcactattattctgcaatgtagaaaatagaaaaaataaagaaaagccttgaaagagtaggtatgtccaaagtttgactggtactgtatgtttttgtAAAGGAACTCCTGACGGGTACTATTGCTGACGACTATGAGGATCTAAGGACTGACCAGACTGCAGCTACTAGACGGGTGAGTGAGAGGGCTATTATGACTAGCGCGTGAGAGAGGCCATGTTATAATTCTGAGCACAGTCTTGTTAATGCGTTCATGTTTGTGGTTGTCCCTCTTAGAAGCGCAGACAGGAAGCTAGTAGCGACACATACCAGGTAAGGACTACTCCTTATATACCACAGGCTTATAACCGTGTTCCAATTCTGAGATGTTGCAGAACACTGATCCTAAATGCAGGTTCATCCACTTCTGCAAGCCTTCCATTCCAGGGGTGCTTTATTAATTTATTGACCAATACCATAAAACTTGTTTTGTTTTCTAGGCTCTCCAGATACAAAATGATGGGCGTGAGGTCTACCAGGTGATCGAGTCCAAGGGGAGGGTAAGAGTCACATGTAGTGAACAAAACACATGACTCAGCCCCCTGTGCTGAGTCATGAACTACATATCTGCATTTTACTGGTATTGTGACATAGAACATTGAAAATCTATAGGTTATGTACATTTGAGAGATGGAAAGATGAAATCTCTACTCTGCCATCCATACCCTACACTGTGGATAGTCATCAGCGTTTCATAAAACTGCTATCAAACTTACATGACAAGACTAGGGCAACACAAGTGAAATGTTGTCATCCAACTTAATCTGTAGAATAGCTCCTGAAGGCTATTAACCTACACATTCTTCCTGTGGGTTCTCTCTTCTCACAGACTCGCAAGAAGGACAAGAAAGCCAAGGTCCCCCAGCCTCTCAGTGCAAACACCCAGACTCAGACCCGGCCCTCCGCCACCTCCAAACTCATCTGACCCAGTCAGCCCTCGGCACGGAGGCAGCTGTTTACTCCACTGGCAGGTCTCCCCTGCACTGATCCCACAGTCAGCTTATATCTCTGAAGATAACAGTATAGAAGGTTATCTGCTTTCTGGCTATAGCAGTGTTCTACTCCTGAGCTCAACTCCCTGCCCTGTTATTGCATGTTACAAATCAGGAGAAAAGTGTGCATGTCTTATCTATGTTTATTGACCGCTTTCTGTGCCCTTTATGGCTGTATGTGGTAATGTTGACATTTTGACCATAATAAAAAACAGTACACGTTCCAATGTTAAAACACTTGGAAAATGGTTTAATGATGTTTACAACTAAAGAGAACTGTACAGTTACAGTAAAATATtgtttatatatatagatatataaacaaataaaatacagCAGACAAATGCATCAAATCTACCATGTGTCCTGATTCACATACTTTAAAATGTTCTACACAATCTTTCAGTTCTATATGCCGCCACCCGCCATGACTGGAGGGGGGCGTTTCGTAGTCGGATCTGAGGCATGTGTCCATGTGGCAACAGTGAGCAGTGTTCTAGTCCAAACTGGAACGGTAGAACCGCGCGTCACAACGACAGCGTGGCTCCCAGAGTTCTAGAGTGACAGACAGGGATTATTCAGAGGAAAGACTACAGTCTGGGAAGATACAGTGGACACATTCCTTTAGTTTAGCCCAAGCTTAGTTTACAGAGGAATAATTATTAATGATTCTACAGAATGCATTTCTCAAAAATCCACAAACAAGTAATATGTACAGGTTtacctttttttgttttttatatatatttttttaaaccatgGTCACTTGGGCCGTGTTGACTGATATGATCACACACATAATTTGACACCCAAAACATACAAAAATACTATATCTTTAACCTACCAAGTGTAAGACAGTTCTGCAATTAGTTCCATGCTGTGACAGAGAAGAGCGATACACCAAACAAACAAGAAGTTTTTCATTTAGGTTTCTCAGAAATATACCAAAATATACATCTATGCTTTGGAATTACTGAGGCTAGAACTAAAGCCAGTGCTGGGGTTGTCTCTTAATACACAAGCTGCAgggtgagaggaagggagagagagagtgagtgacagGACAGAGAGTTATCTTTGGTATCTGCGTTTGTAAAACATTAAATATTTGGATATTTTTGCATTGGGATAATGCTTGTGAGATCCTACAACTCCCCACTTGGAATAAAGCATCAAACAAAGCTTCCCTGGGACCCCATTGGCCAAAGGGTTTAGCCAATCGGACACAGGCCATGCAGAGTGAAGGACCATGATGCATAGTGTCAAAGCTGAACAGAGAAAATCGAGAAACATAGTAAGAAATGAGGGAGGGAATGTAAGAAAGAAAACAGTGATGAGACAGAAACAGTACCCTAGAACCAGAGAATGTGTATCCTAGAGACAATGTGTCCTGGCAACTACAATGCACTGACTTGGAGCCAAACAGACGCACTGTACCCAAGAGGCAGAAACAGTGTATTTTCGTGACAGTCTTTGAACATGTGTGTCCTAGCAACAGTTCTTCAgttcttcagacagacagacagacagacagagagacagtgagtcctGAGCATAAACAGTGTGCACAGAATCAACCCTCAGTGTGTATTAACAAACATCACCCAGCCACCACGGGATTGGTTAATTGACCTGTCCATCAGAGAAGCCCACTTTGCCCCTCCACACTCAACATATCCCCATCCACAGGCACTGCTACAGGTACCAGTTGTGTCCACGGTGCACACACAGCTCTGCCATACAGGTGTATTGACTTTACAGGTGTGCACAGCTGAATGTGTGTCTCATGGGATAGTGAagcagagaggggtgagagatggTGTAGTCCATATACAATCACTTTAGAAGTCTTTGGTTAACGTtcccacaggaaagaaagagagcACAGCGAGACAGAGTGCCACCAggtgaacagacacacacacacacaccaacatctaCATTCAGAATCTAAATTAGAATAAAATAGGGCAGGATTGTCAAATCATAGAAAACAGAATGGAGGGGTAAATCAAGTACATACTAATGGTAAATATTTCAGAGGTAAAACCAAAGAAAAATGTGTATAATACTTTCAGCCTTATGAGACAATTGGAGGTTGAGGTCTGAGAGGCCAGTGTGTTTAGGGAGACTGATGGTGATGCTCttgtaaaaaaatattataaaaaaaataagcaGACATTCTGGTACTGGTGCgtgtctccccctggtggctgcaACTGACACTGTACACTAAAAACTGACACCTGTAGGCTTCTCTGACAGAaccttgatgtttttttatattttttatattcagctttacatttttatttctaAAGTAGATTAAAGCAAGTTTCACTTAGTCTCGAGTTAAAAATGAGGTATACAACAGCTCCCTTAACCCACCTAGTTACCCCAGACTTACTGGTGCCGTTCTGCACTTTCCCTTTACACCCACCTCACACCACAGTGGGGGGTAGACCACATGCATCAACACAGATCCACTTCTAGAGCATCAGACGAACCAAAGAGAGATCCAGATCCACAACTTCACAAGTCTTATACTCAGAGGAAACACCTATTCAATATTATCATCCCCTTCTTCCCTTGAATGCTTTTATCATAATCTTATCTTTATCTGTAAACTGAAAACAAACGCAGCATCATGGTCTGCAGTCAGCACTCCCTtctctcaatcacacacacacacctgctggaGTTCAGTTATTAGTAAAGCTTTTCTATAGGTATTCCCGACCTGTATGAGTCACCCCTAAAATCATAGGTAGCAACATAACCGGCCAGAACAAATTATGCCTAAAATACACTGCAGATTTTCCGCAAAGAACTATGCACTGAGTGAGCTAGCTAAACACAAAAGCTAGCGAGGAGGTAGCCTCTCTCACTAGATTACTCTCatacactgtcacacaaacaacaATATGCTACAATGCTTGTCTTCTAAATAACAATAAGGCATAAATGTCAATGTTAATCTTTTGTCAAACCTAGAAAGACAGTGATCTTGCCCTCTCATGATATACAAAACAATTAAAGGCATaagtaataaaaaaaacattcaaaTGATTGTTAAAAAcagcacatcaaatcaaatccataGTAAACCAAACAACCAGACAAAAAAGATGATGAAAGATTAAGATCAGGCGCATCAGTCTATTTGTTCCCCTAGCAACTGCACAAGCAGGGACTGTCCGATTGAAGCACCACAGCAAGCCTCTCTCACTCAAGAGACCACACCCACACATGTAATGGGAACAGGTGTCCGCAAATCACGCACCAAGGGGGTGCGGTCAAAGTTTTTGGTCTTGACAttaataaaaatatgttttttttaaagttttttttctATAAGCATGACAAAACATTACATTCAGTCTTGATAACATACTagttcaaatataaaatatgaatATCTTACACAagttgtatatatatttatatatatatttatctctaATCCTTTAGTCGTTCCTCAGATAAATATTTCAGTAACTTCCCATGGTGCCGATGGCCAATGCTTCACCAAGCTTCACAACTGGTTTGTGACTACAAACAGCACT
It includes:
- the LOC129816111 gene encoding T-cell surface glycoprotein CD3 zeta chain-like — its product is MTIPWRTGVMLMFFSSAEASLNEPVICYILDGVLILYSIITTVLFFKVKWGQSVTEPVEDSTYAELLTGTIADDYEDLRTDQTAATRRKRRQEASSDTYQALQIQNDGREVYQVIESKGRTRKKDKKAKVPQPLSANTQTQTRPSATSKLI